Proteins encoded by one window of Arachis ipaensis cultivar K30076 chromosome B04, Araip1.1, whole genome shotgun sequence:
- the LOC107638932 gene encoding probable ribose-5-phosphate isomerase 4, chloroplastic isoform X4, with protein MAIQHLGHQLRIGNLKDIVGIPMSVASASEAAKSGIPLDTYQDSTQIDFAFDDADAIEEGTLVAIIGRRKLQSEESIVQEKSILYAANKLVFIIEENQYKGGLEGSIPVLIHSPTWLATAEEIDDIFLGDAEVWRRPAIGQAGPLGGDFPLVTKEGCNVLDLIFTSPIASLAEVAKRLDTVDGVVDHGVVSKIPCTVVIASPNGMKILDKLTADIVG; from the exons ATGGCAATTCAGCATTTGGGTCACCAGCTTCGTATCGGTAATTTGAAGGACATAGTAGGGATTCCCAT GTCTGTTGCAAGTGCAAGCGAGGCAGCAAAGTCTGGGATACCATTGGATACCTACCAAGACAGTACTCAA ATTGATTTTGCCTTTGATGATGCTGATGCTATAGAAGAAGGGACACTTGTTGCTATCATTGGGCGCCGTAAACTGCAAAGTGAGGAATCCATAGTGCAGGAGAAG TCCATACTGTATGCCGCCAATAAACTTGTGTTCATTATTGAAGAAAACCAGTACAAAGGTGGACTGGAAGGTTCTATTCCAGTTTTAATTCATTCT CCTACCTGGCTGGCAACCGCCGAAGAGATTGATGATATATTTCTGGGCGATGCCGAG GTTTGGAGAAGACCGGCGATAGGACAAGCAGGTCCATTAGGAGGTGACTTCCCCCTAGTCACCAAAGAAGGATGTAATGTTCTTGATCTTATATTTACTTCTCCAATTGCAAGCCTTG CTGAAGTAGCAAAACGCCTTGATACTGTGGATGGTGTTGTCGACCATGGGGTCGTATCTAAAATCCC ATGTACAGTGGTAATTGCTTCTCCAAATGGGATGAAAATTTTGGACAAATTGACCGCAGATATAGTGGGATAG
- the LOC107638932 gene encoding probable ribose-5-phosphate isomerase 4, chloroplastic isoform X2: MNQMASLTCSSSSSFSTKLPLHSSTPLTRRRRRSTHEFLRMVTRSCLDDSSALLRAAQYTVDTYVKSGMVVGLGSGHASGMAIQHLGHQLRIGNLKDIVGIPMSVASASEAAKSGIPLDTYQDSTQIDFAFDDADAIEEGTLVAIIGRRKLQSEESIVQEKSILYAANKLVFIIEENQYKGGLEGSIPVLIHSVWRRPAIGQAGPLGGDFPLVTKEGCNVLDLIFTSPIASLAEVAKRLDTVDGVVDHGVVSKIPCTVVIASPNGMKILDKLTADIVG; encoded by the exons ATGAATCAAATGGCTTCTTTAACTTGttcatcatcttcatccttctcaacaaagcttcctcttcattcctCAACACCtctaacaagaagaagaagaagaagcacccaCGAGTTTCTAAGAATGGTGACTCGTTCCTGTCTCGATGACAGTTCCGCACTTCTCCGAGCAGCTCAATACACT GTAGACACATATGTGAAAAGTGGAATGGTTGTAGGATTGGGGTCTGGTCATGCTTCTGGTATGGCAATTCAGCATTTGGGTCACCAGCTTCGTATCGGTAATTTGAAGGACATAGTAGGGATTCCCAT GTCTGTTGCAAGTGCAAGCGAGGCAGCAAAGTCTGGGATACCATTGGATACCTACCAAGACAGTACTCAA ATTGATTTTGCCTTTGATGATGCTGATGCTATAGAAGAAGGGACACTTGTTGCTATCATTGGGCGCCGTAAACTGCAAAGTGAGGAATCCATAGTGCAGGAGAAG TCCATACTGTATGCCGCCAATAAACTTGTGTTCATTATTGAAGAAAACCAGTACAAAGGTGGACTGGAAGGTTCTATTCCAGTTTTAATTCATTCT GTTTGGAGAAGACCGGCGATAGGACAAGCAGGTCCATTAGGAGGTGACTTCCCCCTAGTCACCAAAGAAGGATGTAATGTTCTTGATCTTATATTTACTTCTCCAATTGCAAGCCTTG CTGAAGTAGCAAAACGCCTTGATACTGTGGATGGTGTTGTCGACCATGGGGTCGTATCTAAAATCCC ATGTACAGTGGTAATTGCTTCTCCAAATGGGATGAAAATTTTGGACAAATTGACCGCAGATATAGTGGGATAG
- the LOC107638932 gene encoding probable ribose-5-phosphate isomerase 4, chloroplastic isoform X3, with product MVVGLGSGHASGMAIQHLGHQLRIGNLKDIVGIPMSVASASEAAKSGIPLDTYQDSTQIDFAFDDADAIEEGTLVAIIGRRKLQSEESIVQEKSILYAANKLVFIIEENQYKGGLEGSIPVLIHSPTWLATAEEIDDIFLGDAEVWRRPAIGQAGPLGGDFPLVTKEGCNVLDLIFTSPIASLAEVAKRLDTVDGVVDHGVVSKIPCTVVIASPNGMKILDKLTADIVG from the exons ATGGTTGTAGGATTGGGGTCTGGTCATGCTTCTGGTATGGCAATTCAGCATTTGGGTCACCAGCTTCGTATCGGTAATTTGAAGGACATAGTAGGGATTCCCAT GTCTGTTGCAAGTGCAAGCGAGGCAGCAAAGTCTGGGATACCATTGGATACCTACCAAGACAGTACTCAA ATTGATTTTGCCTTTGATGATGCTGATGCTATAGAAGAAGGGACACTTGTTGCTATCATTGGGCGCCGTAAACTGCAAAGTGAGGAATCCATAGTGCAGGAGAAG TCCATACTGTATGCCGCCAATAAACTTGTGTTCATTATTGAAGAAAACCAGTACAAAGGTGGACTGGAAGGTTCTATTCCAGTTTTAATTCATTCT CCTACCTGGCTGGCAACCGCCGAAGAGATTGATGATATATTTCTGGGCGATGCCGAG GTTTGGAGAAGACCGGCGATAGGACAAGCAGGTCCATTAGGAGGTGACTTCCCCCTAGTCACCAAAGAAGGATGTAATGTTCTTGATCTTATATTTACTTCTCCAATTGCAAGCCTTG CTGAAGTAGCAAAACGCCTTGATACTGTGGATGGTGTTGTCGACCATGGGGTCGTATCTAAAATCCC ATGTACAGTGGTAATTGCTTCTCCAAATGGGATGAAAATTTTGGACAAATTGACCGCAGATATAGTGGGATAG
- the LOC107638932 gene encoding probable ribose-5-phosphate isomerase 4, chloroplastic isoform X1, whose translation MNQMASLTCSSSSSFSTKLPLHSSTPLTRRRRRSTHEFLRMVTRSCLDDSSALLRAAQYTVDTYVKSGMVVGLGSGHASGMAIQHLGHQLRIGNLKDIVGIPMSVASASEAAKSGIPLDTYQDSTQIDFAFDDADAIEEGTLVAIIGRRKLQSEESIVQEKSILYAANKLVFIIEENQYKGGLEGSIPVLIHSPTWLATAEEIDDIFLGDAEVWRRPAIGQAGPLGGDFPLVTKEGCNVLDLIFTSPIASLAEVAKRLDTVDGVVDHGVVSKIPCTVVIASPNGMKILDKLTADIVG comes from the exons ATGAATCAAATGGCTTCTTTAACTTGttcatcatcttcatccttctcaacaaagcttcctcttcattcctCAACACCtctaacaagaagaagaagaagaagcacccaCGAGTTTCTAAGAATGGTGACTCGTTCCTGTCTCGATGACAGTTCCGCACTTCTCCGAGCAGCTCAATACACT GTAGACACATATGTGAAAAGTGGAATGGTTGTAGGATTGGGGTCTGGTCATGCTTCTGGTATGGCAATTCAGCATTTGGGTCACCAGCTTCGTATCGGTAATTTGAAGGACATAGTAGGGATTCCCAT GTCTGTTGCAAGTGCAAGCGAGGCAGCAAAGTCTGGGATACCATTGGATACCTACCAAGACAGTACTCAA ATTGATTTTGCCTTTGATGATGCTGATGCTATAGAAGAAGGGACACTTGTTGCTATCATTGGGCGCCGTAAACTGCAAAGTGAGGAATCCATAGTGCAGGAGAAG TCCATACTGTATGCCGCCAATAAACTTGTGTTCATTATTGAAGAAAACCAGTACAAAGGTGGACTGGAAGGTTCTATTCCAGTTTTAATTCATTCT CCTACCTGGCTGGCAACCGCCGAAGAGATTGATGATATATTTCTGGGCGATGCCGAG GTTTGGAGAAGACCGGCGATAGGACAAGCAGGTCCATTAGGAGGTGACTTCCCCCTAGTCACCAAAGAAGGATGTAATGTTCTTGATCTTATATTTACTTCTCCAATTGCAAGCCTTG CTGAAGTAGCAAAACGCCTTGATACTGTGGATGGTGTTGTCGACCATGGGGTCGTATCTAAAATCCC ATGTACAGTGGTAATTGCTTCTCCAAATGGGATGAAAATTTTGGACAAATTGACCGCAGATATAGTGGGATAG